A genomic window from Gossypium hirsutum isolate 1008001.06 chromosome D10, Gossypium_hirsutum_v2.1, whole genome shotgun sequence includes:
- the LOC107914972 gene encoding eukaryotic translation initiation factor, protein MASEAAEEANVPAAAAAEAPTTGTEKQPHKLERKWTFWFDNQSKPKQGAAWGSSLRKVYTFDTVEEFWCLYDQIFKPSKLPGNADFHLFKAGIEPKWEDPECANGGKWSVTSNRKANLENMWLESLMALIGEQFDEADEICGVVASVRQRQDKLALWTKTATNEAAQMGIGRKWKEIIDINDKITYSFHDDSRRERSAKGRYNV, encoded by the exons ATGGCAAGTGAGGCGGCGGAGGAAGCTAACGTCCCTGCAGCGGCTGCGGCGGAAGCACCCACAACAGGGACCGAGAAGCAACCACATAAGCTTGAAAGAAAGTGGACCTTTTGGTTTGATAACCAATCAAAGCCTAAACAAGGCGCTGCTTGGGGTTCCTCTTTACGCAAAGTTTACACTTTTGACACTGTAGAAGAATTTTGGTG TTTGTATGATCAAATATTCAAGCCTAGCAAGTTGCCTGGAAATGCTGATTTCCACTTGTTTAAGGCTGGAATTGAGCCCAAATGGGAAGATCCTGAGTGTGCTAATGGAGGAAAATGGTCTGTCACTAGCAACAGAAAGGCTAATCTTGAGAACATGTGGCTTGAAAGT TTGATGGCATTGATCGGGGAGCAATTTGATGAGGCAGATGAGATTTGTGGTGTAGTTGCCAGTGTTCGCCAAAGGCAGGACAAACTTGCATTGTGGACCAAGACTGCAACGAATGAGGCTGCTCAG ATGGGTATTGGAAGGAAGTGGAAGGAGATCATTGACatcaatgataaaattacatataGCTTCCAT GACGACTCTCGAAGGGAAAGATCAGCAAAAGGTCGATACAATGTTTGA